Proteins from a single region of Acipenser ruthenus chromosome 31, fAciRut3.2 maternal haplotype, whole genome shotgun sequence:
- the LOC131702886 gene encoding protein O-mannosyl-transferase 1-like isoform X1, with amino-acid sequence MRNPTQDHTNRANIGFKSQENKRLERRADSVTDEEMLGAPKLPITVKAEIDLVLVTVTAMGLATRLWGITYPAAVVFDEVYYGQFTSLYMKNIFFIDDSGPPLGHMILAFGAFLGGFDGNFVWNRIGAEYPCSVPVWSLRLLPALAGALSVPLAYQIVVELGYSHLAALGAALLVLCENSLVAQSRFMLLESVLIFFLLLAVLSYLKFHSHHKRSAHFSPSWWFWLLLTGVACACAVGVKYMGLFTYFLLLCVAGAHAWQVIGDPKLSNTAVLYHVVARGAVLVALPVVLYLGFFCLHLKLLYRTGPHDQVMTSAFQASLEGGLARITQGQPLEVSYGSQITLRNVLSQPVPCWLHSHKGNYPIRYGDGRGSSHQQQVTCYPFKDVNNWWIVKDPGRRELVVSNPPRPVRHGDTVQLVHGMTARFLNTHDVAAPMSPHTQEVSCYIDYNISMPAQDLWRVEVVNRESEREVWKTILSEVRLVHINTTAVLKLSGASLPDWGFRQLEVVADKMARGYHQSMAWNVEEHRYGKSHEQKEREVELHSPSQIHVSRNLSFMAKFAELQWKMLTLKNEDSEHKYSSSPLEWITMDTNIAYWLHPTSNAQIHLIGNIVIWSSANVSLCVYAALFLWYLLRRRRRMKDIPEDSWSQWVLVGAVCVGGWAVNYLPFFMMEKTLFLYHYLPALTFEILLPPVVLQHVHDHILRFPAHRHAFSALILAWLSSVYLVYRSFSPLTYG; translated from the exons ATGCGCAatccaacacaagaccacacCAATCGAGCGAACATTGGATTTAAATCGCAGGAAAACAAAAGGCTCGAGCGCAGAGCTG ACTCCGTAACAGACGAAGAAATGTTGGGAGCTCCTAAACTGCCCATCACGGTCAAAGCTGAGATCGACCTTGTTCTGGTGACTGTCACCGCAATGGGGCTGGCAACCAGGTTATGGGGGATAACCTACCCTGCAGCTGTCGT GTTTGATGAAGTTTATTATGGACAGTTTACATCGctttatatgaaaaatatattcttCATTGATGACAGCGGTCCACCATTGGGGCATATGATTCTGGCGTTCGGAG CGTTTCTCGGAGGGTTTGATGGAAACTTTGTTTGGAACAGAATTGGGGCAG AGTACCCTTGCAGTGTTCCTGTGTGGAGCCTGCGCTTGCTACCTGCCCTGGCTGGCGCTCTCTCTGTGCCCCTGGCCTATCAGATAGTGGTGGAGCTTGGGTACTCCCACCTCGCTGCCCTGGGAGCTGCACTCCTTGTCTTGTGCG AGAACTCCCTCGTTGCTCAGTCCCGGTTCATGCTGCTGGAATCTGTGCTCATATTTTTTCTCCTGCTGGCAGTTCTTTCTTACCTGAAGTTTCACAGCCACCACAAACGGAG tGCACATTTCTCCCCCAGCTGGTGGTTCTGGTTGCTTCTGACAGGGGTGGCCTGCGCCTGTGCTGTCGG TGTGAAGTACATGGGCCTGTTTACCTATTTCCTCCTGCTGTGCGTTGCTGGGGCACATGCGTGGCAAGTGATTGGCGACCCAAAGCTATCCAAT ACGGCAGTGTTGTACCATGTAGTAGCCAGGGGGGCTGTGCTGGTAGCCCTCCCTGTGGTTCTCTACTTGGGCTTCTTCTGCCTGCATCTGAAGCTGCTGTACCGCACGGGACCCCACGACCAGGTCATGACCAGTGCCTTCCAGGCCAGCTTAGAG GGCGGGCTGGCTCGAATCACTCAGGGGCAGCCTCTGGAGGTGTCCTATGGATCCCAGATCACCCTGCGCAATGTGCTGAGCCAACCGGTCCCCTGCTGGCTTCACTCGCACAAGGGCAACTACCCCATCAG GTATGGGGATGGCAGAGGAAGCTCCCACCAGCAGCAGGTCACCTGCTACCCCTTTAAAGACGTCAACAACTGGTGGATTGTAAAAGACCCTGGGCG GCGGGAGCTGGTGGTGAGTAACCCTCCACGACCGGTCCGACACGGAGACACCGTGCAGTTAGTACACGGCATGACCGCACGCTTCCTCAACAC GCATGACGTGGCTGCCCCAATGAGTCCCCACACACAGGAAGTGTCCTGCTACATTGACTACAACATCTCCATGCCAGCACAGGACCTCTGGAGGGTG gaagttGTGAACCGCGAGAGCGAGCGGGAGGTTTGGAAGACAATCCTGTCCGAAGTCCGACTGGTGCACATCAACACCACTGCAGTGCTAAAG CTCAGCGGAGCCTCCTTGCCGGACTGGGGATTTCGGCAGCTGGAGGTCGTGGCGGACAAGATGGCAAGGGGATACCACCAGAGCATGGCGTGGAACGTGGAGGAACACAGATACGGGAAAA GTCAcgaacagaaagagagagaggtggagCTGCACTCCCCGTCGCAGATCCACGTCAGCAGAAACCTCAGCTTCATGGCCAAGTTTGCGGAGTTACAG TGGAAGATGCTGACGCTGAAGAATGAAGACTCGGAACACAAGTATAGCTCCTCCCCCTTGGAATGGATCACCATGGATACCAACATAGCTTATTGGCTCCACCCCACTAGCAAC GCTCAGATACATCTCATTGGGAACATCGTTATCTGGTCCTCTGCCAATGTCAGTCTCTGTGTTTATGCTGCCCTCTTCCTCTGGTACCTGCTGAGGCGACGTCGGAGAATGAAAGACATCCCTGAAG ACTCCTGGTCTCAGTGGGTGCTGGTGGGGGCTGTCTGCGTTGGTGGCTGGGCTGTCAACTACCTGCCCTTCTTCATGATGGAGAAAACCCTGTTCCTGTACCACTACCTGCCTGCGCTAACCTTCGAAATCCTCCTCCCTCCCGTAGTGCTGCAGCACGTGCACGACCACATCCTCAG GTTTCCGGCACACAGACATGCATTCAGTGCCCTGATCCTGGCTTGGCTCTCTTCGGTTTACCTGGTGTACCGCAGCTTCAGTCCTCTCACCTACGGGTAG
- the LOC117396971 gene encoding uridine-cytidine kinase 1-like isoform X1: MASAALLGEPGRPHHRPFLIGVSGGTASGKSTVCAKIMELLGQNEVDHHQRKVVIVSQDRFYRVLTIEQKAKALRGQYNFDHPDAFDNELMYKTLKDIVEGKTVEVPTYDCVTHSRLQETMTVYPADVVLFEGILVFYSQEIRDMFHLKLFVDTDSDVRLSRRVLRDMKRGRDLEQILTQYTTFVKPAFEEFCLLTKKYADVIIPRGVDNMVAINLIVQHIQDILNGDICKWQRGAVNGRGLKRALSEQGGVANGIPNPPGKRVLLEPSSRPH, from the exons ATGGCTTCTGCCGCGTTACTGGGAGAGCCGGGCCGGCCTCATCATCGCCCTTTCCTGATCGGCGTGAGCGGCGGAACTGCCAGTGGCAAG TCGACAGTATGTGCGAAGATCATGGAGCTCCTTGGCCAGAATGAGGTGGACCATCACCAGCGCAAAGTGGTCATCGTGAGCCAGGACCGTTTCTACAGGGTGCTGACCATCGAGCAGAAAGCCAAGGCACTCAGGGGCCAGTACAACTTTGACCACCCAG atgcTTTTGATAATGAGCTGATGTATAAAACCCTGAAAGATATCGTGGAGGGAAAGACAGTCGAGGTGCCCACGTACGATTGTGTAACCCATTCCAG GCTGCAGGAGACGATGACGGTGTACCCAGCTGACGTGGTCCTGTTCGAAGGGATCCTGGTGTTCTACTCTCAGGAAATCAGGGATATGTTTCACCTGAAGCTCTTTGTGGACACAGACTCCGACGTGAGGCTGTCCCGCAGAG TTCTTCGAGACATGAAGAGAGGGAGGGACTTGGAGCAGATCCTGACTCAGTACACCACCTTCGTGAAACCAGCATTTGAAGAGTTCTGCTTGCTG ACTAAGAAATATGCAGACGTGATCATACCTCGAGGTGTGGATAACATGG TTGCCATCAACCTAATTGTCCAGCACATCCAGGACATCCTCAATGGAGACATCTGCAAATGGCAGCGAGGAGCGGTGAATGGCCGTGGGTTGAAGAGGGCCCTGTCGGAACAAGGAGGCGTGGCTAACGGGATTCCAAACCCACCGGGCAAGCGGGTTCTATTGGAGCCCAGCAGCCGACCCcattga
- the LOC131702886 gene encoding protein O-mannosyl-transferase 1-like isoform X2, translated as MRNPTQDHTNRANIGFKSQENKRLERRADSVTDEEMLGAPKLPITVKAEIDLVLVTVTAMGLATRLWGITYPAAVVFDEVYYGQFTSLYMKNIFFIDDSGPPLGHMILAFGAFLGGFDGNFVWNRIGAEYPCSVPVWSLRLLPALAGALSVPLAYQIVVELGYSHLAALGAALLVLCENSLVAQSRFMLLESVLIFFLLLAVLSYLKFHSHHKRSAHFSPSWWFWLLLTGVACACAVGVKYMGLFTYFLLLCVAGAHAWQVIGDPKLSNTAVLYHVVARGAVLVALPVVLYLGFFCLHLKLLYRTGPHDQVMTSAFQASLEGGLARITQGQPLEVSYGSQITLRNVLSQPVPCWLHSHKGNYPIRYGDGRGSSHQQQVTCYPFKDVNNWWIVKDPGRRELVVSNPPRPVRHGDTVQLVHGMTARFLNTHDVAAPMSPHTQEVSCYIDYNISMPAQDLWRVEVVNRESEREVWKTILSEVRLVHINTTAVLKLSGASLPDWGFRQLEVVADKMARGYHQSMAWNVEEHRYGKSHEQKEREVELHSPSQIHVSRNLSFMAKFAELQWKMLTLKNEDSEHKYSSSPLEWITMDTNIAYWLHPTSNF; from the exons ATGCGCAatccaacacaagaccacacCAATCGAGCGAACATTGGATTTAAATCGCAGGAAAACAAAAGGCTCGAGCGCAGAGCTG ACTCCGTAACAGACGAAGAAATGTTGGGAGCTCCTAAACTGCCCATCACGGTCAAAGCTGAGATCGACCTTGTTCTGGTGACTGTCACCGCAATGGGGCTGGCAACCAGGTTATGGGGGATAACCTACCCTGCAGCTGTCGT GTTTGATGAAGTTTATTATGGACAGTTTACATCGctttatatgaaaaatatattcttCATTGATGACAGCGGTCCACCATTGGGGCATATGATTCTGGCGTTCGGAG CGTTTCTCGGAGGGTTTGATGGAAACTTTGTTTGGAACAGAATTGGGGCAG AGTACCCTTGCAGTGTTCCTGTGTGGAGCCTGCGCTTGCTACCTGCCCTGGCTGGCGCTCTCTCTGTGCCCCTGGCCTATCAGATAGTGGTGGAGCTTGGGTACTCCCACCTCGCTGCCCTGGGAGCTGCACTCCTTGTCTTGTGCG AGAACTCCCTCGTTGCTCAGTCCCGGTTCATGCTGCTGGAATCTGTGCTCATATTTTTTCTCCTGCTGGCAGTTCTTTCTTACCTGAAGTTTCACAGCCACCACAAACGGAG tGCACATTTCTCCCCCAGCTGGTGGTTCTGGTTGCTTCTGACAGGGGTGGCCTGCGCCTGTGCTGTCGG TGTGAAGTACATGGGCCTGTTTACCTATTTCCTCCTGCTGTGCGTTGCTGGGGCACATGCGTGGCAAGTGATTGGCGACCCAAAGCTATCCAAT ACGGCAGTGTTGTACCATGTAGTAGCCAGGGGGGCTGTGCTGGTAGCCCTCCCTGTGGTTCTCTACTTGGGCTTCTTCTGCCTGCATCTGAAGCTGCTGTACCGCACGGGACCCCACGACCAGGTCATGACCAGTGCCTTCCAGGCCAGCTTAGAG GGCGGGCTGGCTCGAATCACTCAGGGGCAGCCTCTGGAGGTGTCCTATGGATCCCAGATCACCCTGCGCAATGTGCTGAGCCAACCGGTCCCCTGCTGGCTTCACTCGCACAAGGGCAACTACCCCATCAG GTATGGGGATGGCAGAGGAAGCTCCCACCAGCAGCAGGTCACCTGCTACCCCTTTAAAGACGTCAACAACTGGTGGATTGTAAAAGACCCTGGGCG GCGGGAGCTGGTGGTGAGTAACCCTCCACGACCGGTCCGACACGGAGACACCGTGCAGTTAGTACACGGCATGACCGCACGCTTCCTCAACAC GCATGACGTGGCTGCCCCAATGAGTCCCCACACACAGGAAGTGTCCTGCTACATTGACTACAACATCTCCATGCCAGCACAGGACCTCTGGAGGGTG gaagttGTGAACCGCGAGAGCGAGCGGGAGGTTTGGAAGACAATCCTGTCCGAAGTCCGACTGGTGCACATCAACACCACTGCAGTGCTAAAG CTCAGCGGAGCCTCCTTGCCGGACTGGGGATTTCGGCAGCTGGAGGTCGTGGCGGACAAGATGGCAAGGGGATACCACCAGAGCATGGCGTGGAACGTGGAGGAACACAGATACGGGAAAA GTCAcgaacagaaagagagagaggtggagCTGCACTCCCCGTCGCAGATCCACGTCAGCAGAAACCTCAGCTTCATGGCCAAGTTTGCGGAGTTACAG TGGAAGATGCTGACGCTGAAGAATGAAGACTCGGAACACAAGTATAGCTCCTCCCCCTTGGAATGGATCACCATGGATACCAACATAGCTTATTGGCTCCACCCCACTAGCAAC TTTTGA
- the LOC117396971 gene encoding uridine-cytidine kinase 1-like isoform X2 has protein sequence MESTVCAKIMELLGQNEVDHHQRKVVIVSQDRFYRVLTIEQKAKALRGQYNFDHPDAFDNELMYKTLKDIVEGKTVEVPTYDCVTHSRLQETMTVYPADVVLFEGILVFYSQEIRDMFHLKLFVDTDSDVRLSRRVLRDMKRGRDLEQILTQYTTFVKPAFEEFCLLTKKYADVIIPRGVDNMVAINLIVQHIQDILNGDICKWQRGAVNGRGLKRALSEQGGVANGIPNPPGKRVLLEPSSRPH, from the exons TCGACAGTATGTGCGAAGATCATGGAGCTCCTTGGCCAGAATGAGGTGGACCATCACCAGCGCAAAGTGGTCATCGTGAGCCAGGACCGTTTCTACAGGGTGCTGACCATCGAGCAGAAAGCCAAGGCACTCAGGGGCCAGTACAACTTTGACCACCCAG atgcTTTTGATAATGAGCTGATGTATAAAACCCTGAAAGATATCGTGGAGGGAAAGACAGTCGAGGTGCCCACGTACGATTGTGTAACCCATTCCAG GCTGCAGGAGACGATGACGGTGTACCCAGCTGACGTGGTCCTGTTCGAAGGGATCCTGGTGTTCTACTCTCAGGAAATCAGGGATATGTTTCACCTGAAGCTCTTTGTGGACACAGACTCCGACGTGAGGCTGTCCCGCAGAG TTCTTCGAGACATGAAGAGAGGGAGGGACTTGGAGCAGATCCTGACTCAGTACACCACCTTCGTGAAACCAGCATTTGAAGAGTTCTGCTTGCTG ACTAAGAAATATGCAGACGTGATCATACCTCGAGGTGTGGATAACATGG TTGCCATCAACCTAATTGTCCAGCACATCCAGGACATCCTCAATGGAGACATCTGCAAATGGCAGCGAGGAGCGGTGAATGGCCGTGGGTTGAAGAGGGCCCTGTCGGAACAAGGAGGCGTGGCTAACGGGATTCCAAACCCACCGGGCAAGCGGGTTCTATTGGAGCCCAGCAGCCGACCCcattga